A stretch of Eleutherodactylus coqui strain aEleCoq1 chromosome 2, aEleCoq1.hap1, whole genome shotgun sequence DNA encodes these proteins:
- the CCDC71L gene encoding coiled-coil domain-containing protein 71L: MEDEKVVYSRSQLVFAGMKPLEDALEIFVPESKQFMSSDTELWNFLCSLKRDFSPVILRSKDVYGYSSCRSVVPEPGQLSRRRAGEQPLPAQPKKPAAKRKRRGMRLSCKKRRRGKTAASEESGASSSSGSSSGCSSPTPSDIPGLLGRSLEDIWRAAAPKLTTFPTIRVRDVSCQAKLAAACRRAQEILQVNLQPVVRIRRFPLLAP, encoded by the coding sequence ATGGAGGACGAGAAAGTTGTGTACTCCCGGTCGCAGCTGGTGTTCGCGGGCATGAAGCCGCTGGAGGACGCTCTGGAGATCTTTGTGCCGGAGTCCAAGCAGTTCATGAGCTCAGACACGGAGCTGTGGAACTTCCTGTGCAGCCTGAAGCGGGACTTCTCCCCGGTCATCCTCCGCAGCAAGGACGTGTACGGCTACTCGTCATGCCGCTCCGTGGTGCCCGAGCCGGGGCAGCTCTCCCGCAGGAGAGCCGGGGAGCAGCCGCTGCCCGCCCAGCCCAAGAAGCCGGCGGCGAAGAGGAAGCGAAGGGgcatgaggctgagctgcaagaAGCGCCGGCGGGGCAAGACGGCGGCCAGCGAGGAGTCCGGAGCCAGTAGTAGCAGCGGGAGCAGCAGCGGCTGCAGCAGCCCGACCCCCTCCGACATCCCGGGGCTGCTGGGCAGGTCGCTGGAGGACATCTGGAGAGCGGCAGCCCCGAAGCTCACCACCTTCCCCACCATACGGGTCCGGGACGTGTCCTGCCAGGCGAAGCTCGCCGCTGCATGCCGGCGGGCGCAGGAGATCCTGCAGGTCAACCTGCAGCCGGTGGTGCGGATCCGCCGCTTCCCTCTGCTGGCGCCCTGA